The Methanolacinia petrolearia DSM 11571 genome has a segment encoding these proteins:
- the cobN gene encoding cobaltochelatase subunit CobN gives MKVTAVMWGTYAPVLKKAAELTGDDLVLFTNRMLDEYPEMLEKALSEMKNSDAILLYHRTEPFWERLDRELKTIGHKIPVISLGHDPTYWGNSTVKPEIVTTCQAYISYNGEENLKNLLYYIQKSIFNEEIDVKSPIEVPWEGIYHPGAESCFLSIDDYLSWYSEKEKKGAPWVGIIFSRTSWVSNNCSIEDSLISSLEDQGLNVVPVFTYAMKDDAIGSKGIAQVVIDFMTKNGTPKVNAIIKLIPFLFGASRSEGSKGQTAMDLGINLLKKLNIPIFHPVISPYKTVDQWRESTGLTLDTGWAVSMPEFEGVIEPIYIGSTASTDDGDKKREAVPERCRKVAIRVKKWIALAQKPVQERKITFILNNNPCANADANVGAAANLDSLESVARIMQKMEKAGYQLNPPASGKELVEEIMGKKAMSEFRWTTKEDIAAKGGVLMYMDMDAFTPYFNSLPESVQKRVNELWGEPPGLGMVLDGKILITGLQFGNVTVQVQPKRGCYGSRCDGAVCKILHDPECPPTHQYLATYYWIEHIFGADAIVHVGTHGNLEFLPGKGLGLSGECFPDVAIGSLPNLYIYNADNPAEGTTAKRRSYATLVDHMQTVMAGGGLYEELQAIEDLLSQYEIAKLDPARGHSLQHLLLDSIKKANLDKDMHITHETPLSEIVAKAHESLSRIRNTRIQEGMHVFGEIPVGDKRVDFINSIIHFDSGNHSPRRVIAQIIGLDLSYLLENQDKFSEIHDVSNGKLLENLDSVTCKFIDATLHDPSLTYNEIFSRSITPDQAEYLNVIRERILDINRRIEQSKEIESLLEGFKGKYIPSGPSGLITRGHEEVLPTGRNFYSLDPQKVPTKSSWIVGQRLADALISKYNSEEGSIPENVAFYWMAGDIMSSDGEMFAEMLWLIGVEPVWEKNGRVKSFSVVPLDQLGRPRIDITVRTSGILRDNFCNCYELLDEAVQFVAGLDESEEQNYIKKHSMRAMSENGTDFRDSTLRIFSSRPGTYSSGVNLAVLASAWKTEEDLADIFVALNGYAYGKDFAGKKAQEQLASSLSTVSVTFNKVQSDEYDLLGCCCYFGTHGGITAAARHYSESDVKPYYGDTREPEHIEIRDLADEVRRVVRTKLLNPKWIDGMKEHGYNGASTIMKRVTRVYGWEASTQEVDDWIFDDIAETFVNNEEMRHFFENNNPSALEEIARRLLEAKERGLWEADEQVLADLRNNYLEIESWMEDQVGDGDFQGGNLNIITSNDVSAWGESAKDLLEKVHLKYPRNP, from the coding sequence ATGAAAGTAACTGCCGTTATGTGGGGAACGTATGCACCGGTGCTCAAAAAAGCTGCGGAATTAACTGGTGACGATCTTGTCCTTTTTACCAATCGCATGCTTGATGAATATCCTGAAATGTTAGAAAAAGCGCTTTCTGAGATGAAAAACAGTGATGCAATTCTTCTGTATCATAGAACCGAACCATTCTGGGAGAGGCTTGATCGTGAACTTAAAACTATTGGGCACAAAATTCCTGTAATTAGTCTGGGTCATGATCCGACGTATTGGGGAAATTCTACGGTAAAACCTGAAATTGTTACAACTTGTCAGGCATATATCTCTTATAACGGTGAAGAAAATCTAAAAAATTTATTATATTATATTCAAAAATCAATTTTTAACGAAGAAATCGATGTCAAATCTCCAATAGAAGTGCCTTGGGAAGGAATATATCATCCAGGTGCCGAATCTTGTTTTTTATCAATCGATGATTATCTTTCATGGTATTCTGAAAAAGAAAAAAAAGGAGCCCCCTGGGTTGGAATTATATTTTCCAGGACATCATGGGTTTCAAATAACTGTTCTATCGAGGATTCACTCATTTCAAGCCTCGAAGATCAAGGTCTGAATGTCGTTCCCGTATTTACATATGCGATGAAGGACGATGCCATTGGTTCGAAAGGGATTGCACAAGTCGTTATTGATTTCATGACAAAAAATGGGACTCCCAAGGTTAATGCGATTATAAAATTAATTCCTTTTCTTTTTGGCGCCTCCCGCTCCGAAGGTTCTAAAGGACAAACTGCTATGGATCTAGGGATAAACCTTCTTAAAAAGTTGAATATCCCCATTTTTCATCCAGTGATTTCACCATATAAAACAGTTGATCAGTGGCGGGAATCAACAGGACTTACACTTGATACGGGATGGGCGGTGTCAATGCCTGAGTTTGAAGGTGTTATTGAACCGATTTACATAGGTTCGACCGCAAGTACAGATGATGGCGATAAAAAACGTGAGGCTGTGCCGGAAAGATGTCGAAAGGTTGCGATAAGGGTAAAAAAGTGGATTGCTTTAGCACAAAAACCTGTTCAGGAACGAAAAATAACGTTTATTCTTAATAATAATCCCTGTGCAAATGCCGATGCTAATGTTGGGGCTGCGGCGAATCTCGACTCGCTGGAAAGTGTTGCAAGAATTATGCAGAAAATGGAAAAAGCCGGCTATCAGCTAAATCCTCCGGCATCCGGAAAAGAGCTTGTTGAAGAGATCATGGGAAAAAAGGCGATGTCTGAATTCCGCTGGACTACGAAAGAGGACATTGCAGCAAAAGGAGGCGTATTGATGTATATGGATATGGATGCGTTCACCCCTTACTTCAATTCACTCCCAGAATCCGTTCAGAAACGTGTAAATGAATTATGGGGTGAGCCACCGGGTTTAGGCATGGTATTAGATGGAAAGATCCTTATTACCGGTCTTCAATTTGGGAATGTTACAGTTCAGGTCCAACCTAAAAGAGGTTGTTATGGCTCAAGATGTGATGGAGCGGTCTGTAAAATCCTTCATGACCCGGAATGCCCTCCAACCCATCAATATCTGGCAACTTATTATTGGATTGAACATATTTTCGGAGCAGACGCGATAGTGCATGTAGGAACTCATGGTAACCTTGAATTTCTTCCCGGGAAAGGGTTGGGTTTGTCAGGTGAATGTTTCCCTGATGTTGCGATAGGTTCCCTCCCTAATCTTTATATTTACAATGCCGACAACCCTGCCGAGGGAACAACTGCAAAACGTCGCTCGTATGCAACACTTGTCGATCATATGCAGACTGTTATGGCAGGTGGAGGATTGTACGAGGAACTTCAGGCCATAGAAGATCTCTTAAGTCAATATGAAATTGCTAAACTGGATCCTGCAAGAGGACATTCTCTTCAGCATCTGCTACTTGATTCAATAAAAAAAGCAAATCTTGATAAGGATATGCATATCACCCACGAAACTCCTCTTTCCGAAATTGTTGCAAAAGCACATGAATCCCTTTCCAGGATACGGAACACTCGTATTCAGGAGGGAATGCACGTGTTCGGAGAAATTCCTGTCGGAGATAAGAGGGTTGATTTTATCAATTCAATTATACATTTTGATTCCGGGAATCATTCCCCACGTCGTGTCATTGCACAGATCATTGGGCTTGATCTGTCATATCTGCTTGAAAATCAGGATAAATTTTCAGAGATTCATGATGTTTCTAATGGGAAATTGCTTGAAAATCTTGATAGTGTCACATGTAAGTTCATAGACGCAACACTGCACGATCCCTCTTTAACTTATAATGAAATTTTTTCAAGATCAATTACCCCGGATCAGGCTGAATATCTCAATGTGATCCGTGAACGAATTCTAGATATCAATAGGCGGATTGAGCAATCAAAGGAGATTGAATCTTTGCTGGAAGGATTTAAAGGAAAATATATCCCTTCAGGACCGTCCGGACTGATCACCCGTGGTCATGAGGAGGTTCTTCCGACTGGCAGAAATTTCTATTCTCTTGATCCACAGAAAGTTCCGACAAAATCATCCTGGATTGTCGGGCAGCGACTGGCTGACGCCCTGATCTCGAAATATAATAGTGAAGAAGGTTCTATTCCTGAAAACGTTGCTTTCTACTGGATGGCCGGAGATATTATGTCGTCCGATGGGGAAATGTTTGCCGAAATGCTCTGGCTCATTGGTGTTGAACCCGTATGGGAGAAGAATGGCAGAGTTAAATCATTCTCTGTTGTTCCATTAGACCAATTGGGAAGGCCAAGAATTGATATTACAGTAAGAACATCCGGTATTTTGCGTGATAATTTCTGTAATTGCTATGAACTTCTGGATGAGGCGGTCCAGTTTGTTGCCGGTTTAGATGAAAGCGAAGAACAAAATTATATAAAAAAGCATTCAATGAGAGCGATGAGTGAAAACGGAACTGATTTCCGTGATTCAACTCTCAGGATATTTTCATCCCGTCCTGGTACATATTCAAGTGGTGTAAACCTTGCTGTCCTTGCAAGTGCATGGAAGACTGAAGAAGATCTTGCGGATATTTTCGTAGCATTGAACGGTTATGCATACGGGAAAGATTTTGCGGGTAAAAAGGCACAGGAGCAACTTGCAAGCAGCCTGTCAACTGTGTCCGTGACATTCAACAAAGTACAGTCCGACGAATACGATCTTCTTGGATGCTGTTGCTATTTCGGAACACACGGTGGCATAACTGCAGCCGCCCGTCATTATTCTGAAAGTGATGTGAAACCGTATTACGGCGATACCCGGGAACCTGAACATATTGAAATTCGTGATCTTGCAGACGAGGTAAGGAGGGTTGTCAGAACAAAACTTCTCAATCCTAAATGGATTGACGGTATGAAAGAACACGGCTATAATGGTGCTTCAACTATCATGAAGCGTGTAACAAGGGTTTATGGGTGGGAAGCCTCTACACAGGAGGTGGATGACTGGATTTTCGATGATATCGCTGAAACATTTGTAAATAACGAAGAGATGCGGCACTTTTTTGAGAATAATAATCCATCTGCACTGGAGGAGATTGCCAGAAGGCTGCTTGAGGCCAAGGAACGTGGATTATGGGAAGCGGACGAACAGGTCCTTGCTGATCTCAGAAATAATTATCTGGAAATTGAGTCCTGGATGGAGGATCAGGTCGGAGATGGAGATTTCCAGGGAGGAAATCTGAATATAATCACTTCTAATGATGTATCTGCATGGGGTGAATCAGCGAAGGACCTTCTCGAAAAAGTGCATTTAAAATATCCGAGAAATCCTTGA
- a CDS encoding daunorubicin resistance protein DrrA family ABC transporter ATP-binding protein, whose amino-acid sequence MNAIEITGLTKYYGELCAVDDLTLSINNEIFGLLGPNGSGKTTTVLMLTTLLRPTRGSASICGHDVTHNSEEVRSAISYVPQDMAVDVNLTGRENVLFFANLYGVPNARDRTDEVIGIMELSERADDLTKTYSGGMRRRLELAQALVHEPRVLFLDEPTIGLDVAARKKIWEHIGSLNKKGMTIFVTTHYMDEADKFCDRVGIISKGRIRALGSPDDLKSGLMKDVITVVTEGDAIETHISSANLVGCNGNEYLFTAKKGGEALPALADELLHNGIKIHSMSLREPSLDDVFLQAAGKQDEPQGFEYTKFRTMLRRRG is encoded by the coding sequence ATGAATGCTATTGAAATCACGGGTCTGACAAAGTATTATGGAGAGCTATGTGCAGTTGATGATCTCACTTTATCGATAAATAATGAGATCTTTGGTCTTCTGGGACCAAACGGTTCCGGAAAAACAACGACTGTATTGATGCTTACAACTCTTCTACGTCCTACCAGGGGAAGTGCAAGCATCTGTGGTCATGATGTAACACATAATTCGGAAGAAGTGAGGAGTGCGATAAGTTATGTACCTCAGGATATGGCTGTTGACGTAAATTTAACAGGCCGTGAAAATGTTTTATTCTTCGCGAATCTGTATGGCGTTCCTAATGCAAGAGACAGAACTGATGAAGTTATCGGGATAATGGAGCTGAGTGAGAGGGCCGATGACCTTACAAAAACCTATTCCGGGGGTATGCGTCGCCGGCTGGAACTTGCCCAGGCCCTTGTTCATGAACCCAGGGTTCTTTTTCTGGATGAGCCGACGATTGGGCTGGATGTAGCTGCAAGAAAAAAAATATGGGAACATATTGGTTCTCTAAATAAAAAGGGAATGACAATCTTTGTTACTACGCACTATATGGATGAAGCCGATAAATTCTGTGACAGAGTTGGAATTATCAGTAAAGGACGAATTAGAGCTCTCGGCTCACCGGATGATCTAAAGTCCGGACTGATGAAGGATGTCATTACGGTAGTCACTGAAGGTGACGCAATTGAAACCCATATCTCCAGTGCGAATCTGGTGGGTTGTAACGGGAACGAATATCTTTTTACAGCTAAAAAAGGGGGTGAAGCTTTGCCTGCACTTGCAGACGAACTGTTACATAATGGGATAAAGATCCACTCCATGTCTTTAAGGGAGCCATCTCTTGACGATGTTTTTCTTCAGGCTGCCGGAAAGCAGGATGAACCTCAGGGTTTTGAGTATACTAAGTTTAGGACAATGCTTAGGAGAAGAGGCTAA
- a CDS encoding ABC transporter permease, with translation MRGIFTYFKRDFIKWTRKRVAVVSSLVMPAAWLIFVGLALPVDFTGNYLDFITPGILVMTMLSAGLTGGALLMFDKILGFLNKFLALPTPRESILVGKIFFITGRGLIQSTIILIISLIIGATLLNPVQYGLAYFILFLFGVLISSFATTVALYLDDHDSYNAFNTMISMPLFFTSSALMPYEVMPDWLSTIAHLNPLSYAIDAVRDVTAGIFPAMQILTLLSMSAVILVICRHVFRKITV, from the coding sequence ATGAGGGGGATTTTTACTTATTTCAAGAGAGATTTTATAAAATGGACACGTAAAAGGGTGGCGGTAGTATCTTCTCTTGTTATGCCTGCAGCATGGCTTATATTTGTCGGTCTTGCACTCCCTGTAGATTTCACCGGAAACTATCTTGATTTTATAACACCGGGCATTTTGGTTATGACAATGTTGTCCGCCGGTCTGACCGGTGGGGCGCTTTTAATGTTTGACAAAATACTTGGATTTTTAAATAAATTTCTGGCTCTTCCTACTCCGAGGGAAAGTATACTCGTGGGAAAAATATTTTTCATTACCGGAAGAGGATTAATCCAAAGTACAATTATTCTTATTATTTCTCTTATTATCGGTGCTACATTACTAAATCCTGTCCAGTATGGACTTGCATATTTTATTCTTTTTCTCTTTGGAGTCCTGATATCTTCATTTGCAACGACTGTTGCGTTGTATCTGGATGACCATGATTCATATAATGCATTTAATACTATGATATCAATGCCGCTTTTTTTTACTTCAAGTGCATTGATGCCTTATGAGGTAATGCCCGACTGGCTCAGTACGATTGCCCATCTAAACCCATTGAGCTATGCAATCGACGCGGTACGTGATGTAACTGCAGGGATTTTTCCGGCTATGCAGATTCTCACATTACTATCGATGTCGGCGGTAATTCTTGTGATATGCAGACATGTATTCAGGAAAATAACAGTTTAA
- a CDS encoding ABC transporter ATP-binding protein: MSLNVRIDNVSKKYGTRTVLDSISFSMGDGEITALLGPNGSGKTTMIKMLANIHEQSEGTISINDENIRDIDPVDLAKLVGYVPQQFLFTPYSTVFETVLLGRRQYIKWAVTEEELNRVQNSLDALEISHMAGNYMDKLSGGERQKVFIARALAQEPELFLLDEPTSALDIKYQIEVMETMRRITKEKNKSMIVAVHDLNLAYKYADKVVVLKEGKVAAYGNPHDVLTPECIKSVYGVDSFIVENEHGRFIMPFKAN; encoded by the coding sequence ATGAGCCTGAATGTCCGGATTGACAATGTCTCAAAGAAATACGGTACAAGGACAGTTCTTGATTCCATATCGTTTTCCATGGGCGACGGAGAGATCACCGCCCTCCTGGGACCGAACGGCTCAGGTAAGACTACGATGATAAAGATGCTTGCCAACATCCATGAGCAGAGTGAAGGCACGATTTCGATTAATGACGAAAATATCAGGGACATCGATCCTGTTGATCTTGCAAAACTGGTCGGGTATGTACCGCAGCAGTTCCTTTTTACACCATACTCGACTGTCTTTGAGACCGTTCTTCTAGGAAGGCGCCAGTACATAAAATGGGCCGTCACTGAAGAAGAGCTGAATCGCGTTCAAAATTCTCTGGATGCCCTTGAGATCAGTCATATGGCAGGAAATTACATGGATAAGCTGTCAGGCGGCGAGAGGCAGAAAGTTTTTATTGCCCGGGCACTTGCACAGGAGCCCGAACTTTTCCTGCTTGACGAGCCGACAAGTGCACTGGATATAAAATACCAGATCGAGGTTATGGAAACCATGAGGCGCATTACGAAAGAAAAAAACAAATCCATGATTGTTGCGGTTCATGACCTGAATCTTGCTTATAAATATGCAGATAAAGTGGTGGTTCTCAAAGAAGGGAAAGTGGCTGCCTATGGCAATCCACATGATGTCTTAACTCCCGAATGCATAAAAAGCGTCTACGGGGTGGACTCATTTATAGTCGAAAACGAACATGGCAGATTTATCATGCCTTTCAAGGCGAATTAA
- a CDS encoding FecCD family ABC transporter permease, which yields MTEIYGITVIPENETVHSLYKTGSNKRILLISGLAILVVISAIVALCMGTVNLTITDTLLAVGHSCAVSTQDFLHNYLPSIASVYDSIPITIPQPENSQAELIIVGFRLPRILLAIVTGMCLAIAGAVMQGLLRNPLVSPFTLGMSSAASFGAAIAIVLNLGAFMSAYLFMASDLAIVLMAFLFGWASIFLVYYFGRSVISSQTTLILAGVVLGYLFSAAIMFLKYISNDEKLREITLWLMGGMWGASWQAIIILIPITIVCFLILERMAWDLNTLSAGDEVAKNLGINVEKIRLKGLLVSTFAASSCLAFTGIIGFIGLMGPHICRMIIGNDHRYLIPCAALTGAVILLISDTIARTIMSPVELPVGIIMYVIGGIFFMFLLKALRRGIY from the coding sequence TTGACTGAGATTTACGGGATTACAGTCATACCCGAAAATGAAACTGTTCATTCGCTATATAAAACAGGAAGTAACAAAAGAATTCTGCTCATCAGCGGACTGGCGATCCTTGTAGTGATATCTGCGATCGTTGCATTGTGTATGGGCACTGTGAATCTCACAATAACGGACACACTTCTTGCGGTAGGCCATTCGTGTGCAGTTAGCACCCAAGATTTTTTACATAATTATCTCCCTTCAATTGCATCAGTATACGACTCCATTCCGATTACGATTCCCCAGCCTGAAAACAGCCAGGCCGAATTAATAATAGTCGGTTTTCGTCTTCCCAGAATACTGCTTGCCATCGTTACCGGGATGTGCCTTGCAATCGCCGGCGCAGTAATGCAGGGCCTTCTGAGGAACCCGCTTGTAAGTCCGTTCACCCTTGGAATGTCTTCAGCTGCATCCTTTGGAGCGGCCATAGCCATAGTTCTCAATTTAGGGGCGTTTATGTCGGCATACCTGTTCATGGCAAGCGATCTGGCAATCGTTTTAATGGCGTTTTTATTCGGCTGGGCCTCGATATTCCTGGTATACTATTTCGGAAGGTCTGTAATATCAAGTCAGACTACACTGATTCTTGCCGGAGTCGTATTAGGTTACCTTTTTTCCGCTGCGATAATGTTCCTGAAATATATCAGCAATGATGAAAAACTTCGCGAGATTACGCTCTGGCTTATGGGAGGGATGTGGGGTGCGAGCTGGCAGGCGATAATTATTCTTATTCCGATAACAATTGTCTGCTTTTTAATCCTTGAACGGATGGCGTGGGACCTGAATACATTATCTGCGGGAGACGAAGTTGCAAAGAATCTCGGAATAAATGTAGAAAAAATTCGCTTGAAGGGACTTCTAGTTTCGACATTCGCAGCCTCAAGCTGTCTTGCATTTACAGGAATTATAGGATTTATCGGCCTTATGGGCCCTCATATCTGCCGGATGATAATCGGAAACGATCACAGGTACCTGATACCCTGTGCGGCACTGACAGGTGCGGTTATTCTCCTGATCTCTGATACGATTGCAAGGACCATCATGAGCCCTGTTGAACTACCGGTAGGGATTATAATGTATGTAATCGGCGGGATCTTCTTTATGTTCCTGTTGAAAGCCCTGAGAAGAGGTATTTATTAG
- a CDS encoding putative cobaltochelatase: MQYFSDIYPFSAIVGQEQMKKALILNAINPNIGGVLIKGEKGTAKSTAARALAQLLPERDVVDGCIYGCDPYDKRGLCQECQAKYPDFNIKKAKMRVVELPISATEDKVVGSLDIEQALKKGEKKFEPGILAQAHRNILYVDEVNLLNDHIVDVLLDAAAMGMNFVEREGVSYVHPASFILIGTMNPEEGELRPQLLDRFGLCVDIEGIHDAETRVKVIERRREYEQDPEAFVHKWQAEDDELKYRIAAAKELVSDVVVPKDMLLMIAQICIDMAVDGHRADITMMKTASTIAAYNGRTEVNEDDVREAAVLVLSHRMRRTPFSDQQMNKEKMEQSIQKSQEKKKTIEEKQEEQNQQPHENQKPDASTTTQFAEGESFKLNQKPLSDYLRTDSLKREGNGRRSATESHDGRYVGSRIPRNMGPDIALDATIRAAAPFQLERGAEGRDLAIKIDISDIREKVRERKIGNTILFVVDASGSMGAQQRMTAVKGAILSLLVDAYQKRDRVGLVVFRGKTAELLLPPTSSVELARKCMQELPVGGKTPLAHGLSKAFEVLQRELMINKNTMPRLILISDGKANVGMTSDSPLNDAIGIANHIREKEIASYVIDSEQSFIAFGLAKQLAGEMGAKYLKLEDLQADQLTNVVKGLNL, from the coding sequence ATGCAATATTTCAGTGACATCTATCCGTTTTCAGCGATTGTGGGGCAGGAACAGATGAAGAAAGCGCTTATTTTAAACGCTATCAACCCGAATATCGGCGGAGTACTCATAAAAGGAGAAAAAGGCACTGCAAAATCCACTGCAGCCCGTGCTCTGGCCCAGCTCCTTCCTGAGAGAGATGTCGTAGACGGCTGTATTTACGGCTGCGATCCATATGATAAAAGAGGGCTCTGCCAGGAATGCCAGGCAAAATATCCCGATTTCAATATAAAGAAAGCAAAAATGCGTGTTGTAGAGTTGCCAATCAGCGCTACCGAGGATAAAGTCGTCGGAAGCCTTGACATCGAACAGGCATTAAAAAAGGGTGAAAAGAAATTCGAACCGGGAATCCTTGCCCAGGCTCACAGGAATATTCTCTATGTCGACGAGGTGAATCTGTTAAACGATCATATCGTCGATGTTCTGCTCGATGCAGCAGCTATGGGTATGAACTTTGTCGAACGTGAAGGTGTCTCATATGTTCATCCTGCATCGTTTATCCTGATAGGTACTATGAATCCCGAAGAGGGAGAACTTCGACCGCAGCTTCTTGACAGATTCGGGCTGTGCGTCGATATCGAAGGAATTCATGACGCCGAGACTCGTGTAAAGGTAATTGAAAGACGCAGGGAATACGAACAGGACCCTGAGGCTTTTGTCCATAAATGGCAGGCAGAGGATGATGAATTGAAATACCGCATCGCTGCTGCCAAGGAACTTGTCTCAGATGTTGTAGTGCCAAAGGACATGCTTCTCATGATTGCACAGATCTGTATCGATATGGCGGTCGACGGACACCGTGCCGATATTACAATGATGAAGACGGCATCGACAATTGCGGCATATAACGGAAGAACGGAAGTCAACGAAGATGACGTAAGAGAGGCTGCAGTCCTGGTCCTTTCGCACAGGATGAGAAGGACTCCTTTCTCAGATCAGCAGATGAACAAAGAAAAGATGGAGCAGTCCATTCAGAAATCCCAGGAAAAAAAAAAAACAATAGAAGAGAAACAGGAAGAACAAAACCAGCAGCCTCATGAAAATCAGAAGCCCGATGCCTCGACGACAACACAGTTTGCAGAGGGTGAATCTTTTAAATTAAATCAAAAACCCCTTTCCGACTATCTTCGTACCGATTCCCTGAAACGGGAAGGCAATGGCAGGAGAAGTGCTACTGAATCGCATGACGGAAGGTATGTGGGGAGCAGAATTCCAAGAAATATGGGGCCAGACATTGCCCTGGATGCGACAATACGTGCAGCCGCTCCATTCCAGCTGGAAAGAGGAGCGGAGGGAAGGGATCTTGCAATAAAGATCGACATCTCCGACATCCGTGAAAAAGTCCGTGAACGAAAGATTGGCAACACGATACTTTTTGTTGTAGATGCAAGCGGGAGTATGGGCGCTCAACAAAGGATGACTGCAGTGAAAGGTGCAATACTCTCTCTCCTTGTAGATGCCTACCAGAAACGTGACAGGGTGGGCCTTGTAGTCTTCCGCGGTAAAACAGCCGAATTGCTTCTTCCCCCCACATCCAGTGTGGAGCTTGCAAGAAAATGCATGCAGGAACTTCCTGTGGGCGGTAAGACTCCGCTCGCCCACGGCCTTTCGAAGGCTTTCGAGGTACTGCAGCGTGAGCTGATGATTAATAAAAACACTATGCCAAGGCTTATCCTGATCTCCGACGGAAAGGCTAACGTCGGGATGACTTCGGACTCCCCGCTGAATGATGCAATCGGAATTGCAAATCATATCCGAGAGAAGGAAATCGCGTCATATGTAATCGATTCCGAACAGAGCTTTATCGCCTTCGGCCTTGCAAAGCAGCTGGCCGGGGAAATGGGCGCCAAGTATCTCAAATTAGAAGATCTACAGGCTGATCAGCTTACAAATGTCGTAAAGGGATTAAATTTATGA
- a CDS encoding flavodoxin family protein: MPFPSEIIREHRIDGTYSLVLKKEDLKSLYPRMFRYKLALLENGKIVAQFRTNTYEYTPVIPIKAESVAYEYFEYWTERITAGHEKFVDYLKRQERLRKHVYKSVPSPGNDAVIIQGSSRPDGNCAVMASWIMEKLLSMGMKPAVFYPSYMYILPCTGCYQCYNYGRCVFIDDMAGLYGAVKGATFAAICSPVYTNTVPAPLKAVFDRFQAYHALNALSKTKHSASGLLLSTAGRKGMDNFSHVVPVADAFMAISGIKKRGQVLVDNLDQVYDVRSIPGLRGIIEKKVDECLK, from the coding sequence GTGCCTTTCCCGTCCGAGATAATCAGGGAACACCGTATAGACGGTACATATTCACTGGTCCTGAAAAAAGAGGATCTGAAGTCCCTTTATCCCCGGATGTTCAGGTATAAACTTGCTCTTCTTGAAAACGGTAAAATAGTCGCCCAGTTCAGGACAAATACCTATGAGTATACCCCTGTCATTCCCATAAAAGCCGAATCAGTTGCTTATGAATATTTTGAATACTGGACGGAAAGAATAACCGCTGGACATGAAAAGTTCGTAGACTATCTCAAAAGGCAGGAGAGACTCCGGAAACACGTCTATAAAAGTGTCCCTTCTCCGGGAAACGATGCCGTAATTATTCAGGGAAGCTCCCGTCCCGACGGGAACTGTGCTGTTATGGCATCATGGATCATGGAAAAACTGCTCTCCATGGGAATGAAGCCTGCTGTTTTTTATCCGTCCTATATGTACATCCTCCCCTGTACCGGCTGTTACCAGTGCTATAATTACGGCCGCTGTGTTTTTATCGATGATATGGCAGGGCTTTACGGTGCAGTTAAAGGCGCCACATTTGCAGCGATCTGTTCCCCGGTCTATACTAACACCGTTCCTGCACCCCTGAAAGCGGTATTCGATCGTTTTCAGGCCTATCATGCGCTGAATGCTCTGAGCAAGACGAAACATTCTGCATCGGGATTACTTCTTTCGACTGCCGGAAGGAAGGGAATGGATAATTTCAGTCATGTCGTCCCGGTGGCAGATGCTTTCATGGCGATATCGGGGATCAAAAAGAGAGGTCAGGTTCTTGTAGACAACCTGGATCAAGTGTATGATGTAAGATCGATTCCCGGGCTGAGGGGAATAATTGAAAAAAAAGTGGATGAATGCCTTAAATGA
- a CDS encoding DJ-1/PfpI family protein: MEYSKKMLIVIAPENFRDEELFEPLGILEENRIEYEIISTDKGRFRGMLGGYATATETISGILQLLEGGKGMKHYGGLMIVGGSGSKDYLWGNEELYTIVRYFDKAKMPIGAICLSPVVLARAGVIAGRHATVWPDKEAVREMEKHKAIYENKPFVSDGRFITANGPTAATEFGKRIAEAFLGEVIYTD; encoded by the coding sequence ATGGAATATTCTAAAAAGATGCTGATCGTTATCGCTCCTGAAAATTTCAGGGACGAAGAGCTTTTTGAACCTCTTGGTATTCTGGAAGAGAACAGAATAGAATACGAGATCATATCCACAGATAAGGGAAGGTTCAGGGGAATGCTCGGGGGATACGCAACTGCAACAGAAACGATCTCCGGTATTCTCCAGTTACTTGAAGGAGGAAAGGGTATGAAGCACTACGGCGGACTCATGATCGTCGGCGGTTCGGGATCAAAAGATTACCTTTGGGGGAACGAAGAGCTATACACGATAGTCCGGTATTTCGACAAAGCAAAAATGCCTATAGGTGCAATATGCCTGTCACCCGTAGTTCTTGCAAGGGCGGGAGTTATTGCCGGAAGACATGCTACCGTATGGCCTGACAAAGAGGCCGTACGCGAGATGGAGAAACATAAAGCCATATATGAGAATAAACCCTTTGTCAGCGACGGTCGTTTTATAACAGCAAACGGTCCGACGGCTGCAACAGAATTCGGAAAACGGATTGCAGAGGCTTTTTTGGGGGAAGTCATATACACTGACTGA